Proteins encoded in a region of the Triticum dicoccoides isolate Atlit2015 ecotype Zavitan chromosome 3A, WEW_v2.0, whole genome shotgun sequence genome:
- the LOC119269018 gene encoding ATP synthase subunit epsilon, mitochondrial-like, protein MSAMTAAVPFWRAAGMTYIGYSNVCAALVRSCLKEPFKTEVSSREKVHFSLSKWADEKQQKPTVRTDDE, encoded by the exons AtgtcggcgatgacggcggcggTGCCCTTCTGGCGCGCGGCGGGGATGACCTACATCGGCTACTCCAACGTCTGCGCGGCGCTGGTGCGGAGCTGCCTCAAGGAGCCCTTCAAGACCGAGGTCTCCTCCCGCGAGAAGGTCCACTTCTCCCTCTCCAAGTGGGCCGACGAGAAGCAGCAGAAGCCCA CTGTGCGCACAGATGATGAATGA
- the LOC119269019 gene encoding transcription factor VOZ1-like isoform X1 has translation MRKGPSRSGSARHQQFRARAKTRVDDLQDMFSGLQYARKEARSTDAVLLEAQLHQMLREWRAELSVPSPASSLQQGNNNRDPPSETPRPPQLAAAEEEDDATSKLVEQKPRPSANQAHKHAQGDQDMKPEPREEAIADPVTVAQQPTSLGPGVITTPATAGFHDQMYYVNQELSVEDFLYDDDYKINLPGSNPEILNNLEGIGHQEYLQFNLPQELPPNAYLDMNNYGQNAGDGFLHMSDLLTTMSPAPASFLRPKCALWDCPRPAQGSESWQDYCSMYHAELAVKEEGPPGTMPVIRPRGIDLKDGPLFAALSAKIQGKHVGVPVCEGAATTKSPWNAPELFDLYIFEGESMREWLFFDKPRRAFDSGNRKQRSLPDYNGRGWHESRKQVMKDFGGLKRSYYMDPQPSSSYEWHLYEYEINDRDAFALYRLEFKSSDAKKSAKSKFTCSPLIEIQQQMVRLSADGPVENKRTARARTQDVSTNIYPVQNNTAQANAPDAYQAASQVDQMTFLNGSVVYGPHLPYGYSTEGGDFYWNSNDGA, from the exons ATGCGGAAGGGGCCGTCGCGGTCGGGGTCGGCGCGGCACCAGCAGTTCCGCGCCCGCGCCAAGACCCGCGTCGACGACCTCCAGGACATGTTCTCCGGCCTCCAGTACGCCCGCAAGGAGGCCCGCTCCACCGACGCCGTCCTCCTCGAGGCGCAGCTCCACCAGATGCTCCGCGAGTGGCGCGCCGAGCTCAGCGTCCCGTCCCCCGCCTCCTCCCTCCAG CAGGGGAACAACAACCGGGATCCGCCGTCCGAGACGCCGCGGCCGCCGCAGCTGgcggcggccgaggaggaggacgacgccaccaGCAAGCTCGTGGAGCAGAAGCCCCGGCCGTCCGCTAATCAGGCTCACAAGCACGCGCAGGGAGACCAGGACATGAAGCCGGAGCCGCGCGAGGAAGCGATCGCGGATCCAGTGACGGTGGCGCAGCAGCCGACGTCGCTGGGTCCGGGAGTTATCACCACTCCAGCTACTGCCGGGTTCCACGATCAG ATGTACTATGTGAACCAGGAGCTTAGTGTTGAGGATTTTCTTTACGACGATGATTACAAGATAAACCTTCCTGGGTCCAATCCAGAAATCCTCAATAACCTTGAAGGGATTGGTCACCAAGAATATCTGCAGTTCAATTTGCCACAAGAGTTGCCCCCTAATGCATATCTTGATATGAACAACTATGGGCAGAATGCTGGAGATGGTTTCCTGCACATGTCAGACTTGCTCACAACAATGTCTCCAGCACCTGCTTCATTTCTGAGGCCAAAGTGCGCTCTCTGGGACTGCCCTCGGCCTGCTCAAGGATCTGAAAGCTGGCAAGATTACTGCAGCATGTACCATGCTGAATTGGCCGTGAAGGAAGAGGGCCCTCCAGGCACAATGCCTGTGATCCGCCCGAGAGGTATTGATCTAAAAGATGGCCCTTTGTTTGCCGCTCTTAGTGCAAAAATCCAAGGAAAGCATGTCGGTGTTCCTGTCTGTGAAGGGGCTGCAACTACGAAATCCCCTTGGAATGCACCTG AACTTTTCGACCTTTACATCTTTGAAGGTGAATCTATGAGAGAATGGCTTTTCTTTGACAAACCAAGAAGGGCATTCGACAGTGGAAACCGGAAGCAAAGGTCGCTGCCAGATTACAACGGCCGTGGCTGGCATGAATCAAGGAAGCAGGTGATGAAAGACTTTGGGGGTCTGAAGAGATCATACTACATGGACCCACAGCCATCTAGCAGCTACGAATGGCACCTCTATGAATACGAGATCAACGATCGCGACGCTTTTGCCTTATACCGGCTTGAATTCAAGTCTTCGGACGCAAAGAAGAGCGCTAAGTCAAAATTCACTTGCAGTCCACTGATTGAAATCCAGCAGCAAATGGTCAGGCTGAGCGCAGACGGTCCTGTGGAGAACAAGCGGACTGCCCGTGCGCGGACACAGGATGTCAGCACAAACATCTACCCAGTTCAGAACAACACGGCTCAGGCTAATGCTCCGGACGCTTACCAGGCAGCATCGCAGGTGGACCAGATGACATTTTTGAACGGCAGTGTTGTTTATGGGCCTCATCTCCCATATGGCTACTCAACCGAAGGAGGTGACTTCTATTGGAACTCAAACGACGGGGCTTGA
- the LOC119269019 gene encoding transcription factor VOZ1-like isoform X2, whose protein sequence is MRKGPSRSGSARHQQFRARAKTRVDDLQDMFSGLQYARKEARSTDAVLLEAQLHQMLREWRAELSVPSPASSLQGNNNRDPPSETPRPPQLAAAEEEDDATSKLVEQKPRPSANQAHKHAQGDQDMKPEPREEAIADPVTVAQQPTSLGPGVITTPATAGFHDQMYYVNQELSVEDFLYDDDYKINLPGSNPEILNNLEGIGHQEYLQFNLPQELPPNAYLDMNNYGQNAGDGFLHMSDLLTTMSPAPASFLRPKCALWDCPRPAQGSESWQDYCSMYHAELAVKEEGPPGTMPVIRPRGIDLKDGPLFAALSAKIQGKHVGVPVCEGAATTKSPWNAPELFDLYIFEGESMREWLFFDKPRRAFDSGNRKQRSLPDYNGRGWHESRKQVMKDFGGLKRSYYMDPQPSSSYEWHLYEYEINDRDAFALYRLEFKSSDAKKSAKSKFTCSPLIEIQQQMVRLSADGPVENKRTARARTQDVSTNIYPVQNNTAQANAPDAYQAASQVDQMTFLNGSVVYGPHLPYGYSTEGGDFYWNSNDGA, encoded by the exons ATGCGGAAGGGGCCGTCGCGGTCGGGGTCGGCGCGGCACCAGCAGTTCCGCGCCCGCGCCAAGACCCGCGTCGACGACCTCCAGGACATGTTCTCCGGCCTCCAGTACGCCCGCAAGGAGGCCCGCTCCACCGACGCCGTCCTCCTCGAGGCGCAGCTCCACCAGATGCTCCGCGAGTGGCGCGCCGAGCTCAGCGTCCCGTCCCCCGCCTCCTCCCTCCAG GGGAACAACAACCGGGATCCGCCGTCCGAGACGCCGCGGCCGCCGCAGCTGgcggcggccgaggaggaggacgacgccaccaGCAAGCTCGTGGAGCAGAAGCCCCGGCCGTCCGCTAATCAGGCTCACAAGCACGCGCAGGGAGACCAGGACATGAAGCCGGAGCCGCGCGAGGAAGCGATCGCGGATCCAGTGACGGTGGCGCAGCAGCCGACGTCGCTGGGTCCGGGAGTTATCACCACTCCAGCTACTGCCGGGTTCCACGATCAG ATGTACTATGTGAACCAGGAGCTTAGTGTTGAGGATTTTCTTTACGACGATGATTACAAGATAAACCTTCCTGGGTCCAATCCAGAAATCCTCAATAACCTTGAAGGGATTGGTCACCAAGAATATCTGCAGTTCAATTTGCCACAAGAGTTGCCCCCTAATGCATATCTTGATATGAACAACTATGGGCAGAATGCTGGAGATGGTTTCCTGCACATGTCAGACTTGCTCACAACAATGTCTCCAGCACCTGCTTCATTTCTGAGGCCAAAGTGCGCTCTCTGGGACTGCCCTCGGCCTGCTCAAGGATCTGAAAGCTGGCAAGATTACTGCAGCATGTACCATGCTGAATTGGCCGTGAAGGAAGAGGGCCCTCCAGGCACAATGCCTGTGATCCGCCCGAGAGGTATTGATCTAAAAGATGGCCCTTTGTTTGCCGCTCTTAGTGCAAAAATCCAAGGAAAGCATGTCGGTGTTCCTGTCTGTGAAGGGGCTGCAACTACGAAATCCCCTTGGAATGCACCTG AACTTTTCGACCTTTACATCTTTGAAGGTGAATCTATGAGAGAATGGCTTTTCTTTGACAAACCAAGAAGGGCATTCGACAGTGGAAACCGGAAGCAAAGGTCGCTGCCAGATTACAACGGCCGTGGCTGGCATGAATCAAGGAAGCAGGTGATGAAAGACTTTGGGGGTCTGAAGAGATCATACTACATGGACCCACAGCCATCTAGCAGCTACGAATGGCACCTCTATGAATACGAGATCAACGATCGCGACGCTTTTGCCTTATACCGGCTTGAATTCAAGTCTTCGGACGCAAAGAAGAGCGCTAAGTCAAAATTCACTTGCAGTCCACTGATTGAAATCCAGCAGCAAATGGTCAGGCTGAGCGCAGACGGTCCTGTGGAGAACAAGCGGACTGCCCGTGCGCGGACACAGGATGTCAGCACAAACATCTACCCAGTTCAGAACAACACGGCTCAGGCTAATGCTCCGGACGCTTACCAGGCAGCATCGCAGGTGGACCAGATGACATTTTTGAACGGCAGTGTTGTTTATGGGCCTCATCTCCCATATGGCTACTCAACCGAAGGAGGTGACTTCTATTGGAACTCAAACGACGGGGCTTGA